AAGAGGGGAGGCAGGGGAAGTCaatcaaaataaattccttcttCAGGATTTTCCTTTACAAACTAAAAAGGCATCAATTCTCTTCCTTTGTGTGGGAATTTTATTCCTTAGATTGATCATATTGTCCATAAACATTTAAACCAAGTACAACTAAACTTtaacagtttggtttttttccccaggggtGCTAGCATTATGCAATCCTCctctaaaaattactttaagattaaaaaagagggaaaaaaattaaacatatggTTACCACAACAGGTCAGGCAACATAAAAGGACAACAGCAACACAAAGCAATCAACCCACTTGAACAAAATAGCAAATCTAAAGAGCATGGCAGCAAGTTTTATACCATGTAACACGAGTTATGACTTACTTCTTGAGTGATTGCTGGTCGGAACTGCTTATGCAATTCAATGATTATTCTTAAGCAAATCAGtacattttcttcattctctgtctagaaaaaaaaaataaacattttagtGAGCCTACTGTTCACTAAATTCTTCAACTACTCAATGGGTACTTCTAAAACCCTGTACAATTATACTTTTTCTAACAATCTAAAGTGCCCCATTAGCATTGATTTGAGTGAGCAAGATGCCTTTCCTTGGATACCCTGCAGTCCTAGAGTACAGCTGAGATTAAATCCACCCCTGGGGGAATAAAACCCAGACATTTCAACCACTCTGTACCATCAGATCTGTTCCCATTGCCCCTCAAACAGAGACCCCCATGTGAGCTTCAAACAACAGTGTTGTGAATtccaagacagaaaacaaactcCCAAGAATAAACAATCTGCCAGAAAATCTTGCCCAGCATGAGAACAGTTCCCTGCACTTGTACAACCCAAGTTTCTCCAAAGGGCAGAAGAGAACATGCAGAAAACCTGTAAGAGAGGGCATGGGTGAAGCTTAAATAGAATGtcctcccattcctgctccagcagcacagctatTGAAAATCCTACCCCCAGCAAATTTTGGAGACAAAGAAAGtagaggaaaacatttctgaaaatttcaaagAGGAAGTGAAAAATACCTCTAGAAATCTGAACATCACAGACAGGATATTTTTGGTATGAAGACGAAGATGTTCATTTGTTGGTATTCTGTGAATTATTTCAAGCACAAGCTTTCGGAGTtgctgtaaaaagaaaaaaaaaattagtgatgTGACAGAACTTTTTGAAAAGCCTACAATTGGTTGCAGCATCTTTTTCAGTtcaataattctgaaaaaatccattttatttcatatagaCACAGGCTTGTATACAAAGACATAATTCTTCCTACTACCCACCTATGTGAATGAGGAAAATTTAACTAATTTACAGttgaaaaatcagactttttttaaggaatgtaattttaagtatttaacGACAAAGATTCAACTTCCGCCTTTCATTCCTAACCATCAATAAAGTCAGTAATTTGTAACAATGTGTAGCATTTCAGTAAGAAAGCCAAATCTGTTGCACCtacttttcctcctgtttcacAGAAGCCCAGATTAGCAAAGTTTATAAGtaatttatttagaaacagGACTTTTTCACTTCCACTCCAAATGACAGTTCTATTTTTAACAATTCTTAAATCAGTTCATTAGGTTAACCAAGGACTTCACAGCAAAAAGGCAGGACATGCTCTACACAGTTTACCTGTGCTGGCTTCTCCTGCAGAAACTGAACTTCCCCATCCTGTAGAAAGGTGAGAAACCGAGGGATGATGTGCTCCAGGAATGTAGAATATTGAGGGGATGATGTCACATTCTaattaagaacaaaaaatgGGGAGTTATAAAAAAGACATCACACAGATTATATTCAGTTACATTCAAAATCACTATTAAACgttttcagtgaatttttaatAGATTCCATGACTAAGAGTctgctgacacacacacagaaccaAGTAAATTCCAAGAGAACATTAGCAAAACAAATCCTGAACAAGTTCTTCCCTACTGAtgggaagagcaaagaaaatcaaGCAAGTCTTCAGATTCTAAACAAATCACCAGACTAAGCAGTTAAAACTATTCTTTTagtcagataatttttttcagaaatagctTAAGCAGATAAAAAACTCCACAGGAatgatttttagttttctgtaaCTTCAGAACAGGTACATAACAACTAGGTATTCAACTAAAGTATAATTTCTGCTAACACAAGGCTTGGTTAACTTGTGCttcacattttctctgctgctcatcTAAAATGATGATCCATCACTCCACCACCATGCAGAAGACGTCACTGGAGATATCTCCACTCCTGATGTCAGATTCTGCATCTGACAGCTCCTCTCTCATACCATGGAATAGTCAGAGCAATCAGAAGGGCCTCTGTTTCACAGGGGCACAATACACATTTGAACTACATAAAAGAAAGCTTTAAATACAGCCATCTAATAGCATtcaaaaattagaagaaaaatctcttacttcacttttatttaaatgcttaatgatttaaataaaataaagctttaaataaagctttaaaTACAGCCATCtaatagcattaaaaaattagaagaaaaatatcttacttcacttttatttaaatgcttaaTGAATAAAGATTTGGCAATGAAAGCTCTCTAAGTCCAATTGTAATTCTTCAACTGCCTGGTTAATTCCTAAATACAAACCTAAAATCAATGACTTGTAGCGATATAAATCATAAATCACAGGATGCCactattaatattttaactgcATAATATCAGAATTCAATTAATATGCATTAAGCACAAGAAAGGCTGCTATTGCAGAAAGTTAGaggggttttgttgggttttgttgcttggggttgttattttttcatttacctCAAAATTCTCACTGACTTCTTGCATCATTTTCAATTTGGTTTCATcagctgaaaatggaaattcaagcaaaaaaaatgtgAGCGTAAAACTAGGTCATGAAGGAAAACACCAGGCTCATTGATCAAAGAAGCAATCAGATCTTATCAGTTTAGCTATCACTGCCCAATTATAAGACACACATCTCTCTCAAACAGCCACCACACAactgcacacacatgcacacctTACTCACTTCGGCTCATGCAAGTGTTTCTCATCATTTTGCTTCTTCAAAAATCAAAACTCAAACAAATTTCAAAGTGAATTTGACAGACCTCACTGTCTCATTTATTAACTGTCAGAACAAGTCTGCAACACTTGTGAAACAAACCACTGAAGATCTTCAATTTTCAATAAGAAAAAAGTCTCTTACGTGTATTGACATCTGTAAGAGCAGCCACAAACTGAAGGTATTTTTTCATCAAAGTGGTTTGGTCCACCACCGTAGGCCCTTGTGCTGAAACAAATGCCATCTTGGAGGAGGAAAGATCAGCTTTCAGTACATAAAATGAAGATCAACACACCTACAAAAGAACACAGAAGTATTTTAGTTTATATGGCTTGTTAACAGCAGCTATCCCATCCCCTACACCCATTCTTCCAACACATCGAAGACGACCACCGTTTCCAAAAACCACAACTGTAACTTACTGAGGCTTACAAATACAACACCAAGCACGCACAGCACTCACTGCGACAGGACTGTACTAACAGATATTAAGTCATTGAGCTTTTCGCAGCACAAACATTCAGGAGCTTTGCCCGGTCTCCTCTCTCGCAGCAGCAGGCTCCAGGCTCGGGGATGCTCCCGCCGCCGCACACCTGTCACCTGCCTTCCGCCCCCGCCACGCCCCGAACTCACAGCGGCCCTCGGACACTCACTGCCGGGGCCGCCAGCAGCTGTCCTGCCGACACAGCCCGCCTGCCTCGCTCGTAAAGCGGCccaaaatggggggggggggggggggggggggggggggggggggggggggggggggggggggggggggggggggggggggggggggggggggggggggggggggggggggggggggggggggggggggggggggggggggggggggggggggggggggggggggggggggggggggggggggggggggggggggggggggggggggggggggggggggggggggggggggggggggggggggggggggggggggggggggggggggggggggggggggggggggggggggggggggggggggggggggggggggggggggggggggggggggggggggggggggggggggggggggggggggggggggggggggggggggggggggggggggggggggggggggggggggggggggggggggggggggggggggggggggggggggggggggggggggggggggggggggggggggggggggggggggggggggggggggggggggggggggggggggggggggggggggggggggggggggggggggggggggggggggggggggggggggggggggggggggggggggggggggggggggggggggggggggggggggggggggggggggggggggggggggggggggggggggggggggggggggggggggggggggggggggggggggggggggggggggggggggggggggggggggggggggggggggggggggggggggggggggggggggggggggggggggggggggggggggggggggggggggggggggggggggggggggggggggggggggggggggggggggggggggggggggggggggggggggggggggggggggggggggggggggggggggggggggggggggggggggggggggggggggggggggggggggggggggggggggggggggggggggggggggggggggggggggggggggggggggggggggggggggggggaaggaacAGAACGGCGGGCGGGAGTGAGAAAGTGCTTCGGATGTTGAGTTCAAGGAAGTAAAAGTGAACGAATTGAAATCAAAATATACAaaaagacacaggaaaaaacaaaataaagcgACAAAAAAAGGACACCAGAAAACCACATTCCGGCGCTTTTGCGGTCACTTCTCTGCAGCAGCGCACCCGCTACAGGCCGTTCGGAGCGCTGCGGGACCGCTAACAGCAGCCGAGCTGTCCCCGCACAGGGTCCCGCGCCACCGCAGGAGCCCTTCACACGGGCTTGCCGCAACCAAAGCGCGGCCGCAGGAGCCCTTCACACGGGCTTGCCGCGACCAAAGCGCGGCGCAAACCCCTTCCCGAACGCTCCGGGGCAGACGCGAGGCATTTGTGGTTTTTATTGACTATTTGTTCAAGCCGGCGGCAGCTCTGCAGCCCGGTGGCGCTGGCAGCGCGGTCCCGCAGGAACTGCCCCCGGGAGAGGCGGGGGAGCGGCCCGGGGGCGCGGACACAGCAGCCGCAGCGCGGCCGGACCCGCTCCCGCTCCGAGAGCCGGCCCCGGAGCCGGCCCCGCCGCCCTCAGCATGCTGTGCTGcgcgctgctgctgctgctgctgctgctgcagctctgccacggTCGCTCCCTGGCCGCAGGTAAGGAAAGGGCCGCCGGTCTGTGCTGGCATCGCCGCCGGGGAGCGGGCGAGGGGTGCGGGGACGAGGGCTCAGAGCTCAGGAGTGAGCTGCATCATGGGTGGGGATGGTTTCCTGCCCGAGCCTGATATTTGTGACAAGGGATGGAAGCAGCTCAGACTTTATTTTCAGGCACTGCGATCTTGGTGCCTGCAGCGAAGGTGGGGCATCCCGGGCAGCTGCGGTTCTGCTTTGCACTTCCAACTCAAAAGCTGCACTTCTGCTCCCTCCGCTGACCCCGCGCCGCGGGTCACAAGGCACCggggcagctgctgtccctcGCTCTGGGACTCACAGAGCTCCACTCTGCAGAGAGGTCggaaaggcaggagaaatcCCTGAACTGGATGGAGAGTCTTGCTGTGCTGGTCACCCCCTGGGTGACCTTGAGTTAGCCACTgaagctccagctgctgcagctgttgggCCGGTTTGGCCTTGATTTGTAAAGCACTGATAACCTCCAAGGAGAATTGCTAGATAAGCATGAGGTAGTCggctattttttccctgaattctgCTGAAACCAAGTGAAGCGTAGCCTGAATCTTCTAGAGACATGAAACGTCCTTCTGCCAGGTTTCATCAAATCacaaacatttctcttttaacTCAAAAAACTGAACTCAGGGCCATTTCTTGTGCTGTGAAATGGGAACAGTAGTGTTACAGTTCATTCCTCACAGTTCTTCTGTCTCCTGAATTGTTCAGCACCTGtaatctgtaaaataaaatgcaggcACAAACTCTGTCTCTTTCAACCCACCCCAGGCTGATGAGTGCAGAAAAGCCAGCACGGGAGTTAACTGGTTCCAGTGCTCCCTTCATATTAGAGGTCATGGATGAGTGAGAAATACACTTTCTAAAGGTCAAAGATTCAGGTCCCTGAATCATCTGGTGGCTGCTGAGAGAGAGGATAAGGAAAGGCACCTGCATTAGAACCTCCAGCTCTTttgctctgcccagcactgctgaagagaggagagccaggcagagctcagataCAGGGAAGGGAACATGCTCCATGTTGGAGGCAAGCAACCAGATcctgttcccagctccatcccaatcCACGGCTATTGTGCATTTCCTGTTTTTTGGGGCTTGGGGGTTGATTTTGTTGTTTAACAGATGCACATCCTTTaatgctgctgcactgctgtttttttggaaaatttaGTGTATCCTTTCTACAAAACTCAACACTGCCTGTTGCAGTAGTTGCAAGATCTGAAGTAAGCAATTTGTTTCAACATGGCAGAGAAGATAATGGTGAGTCattctgagcagcagagctggttcaGTATCACAGGTCCTGCACCTCTAAATATGCCTTGATATTTTGTAGAATCATAGcatgggttgggttggaagggacctttaaaagGTCATCAAGTTCAACCCCCTGCCAcgagcagggacatcttcaactagatctGGTAGCTTAGAGCCCAATCCAACCTGACCTTAAATACTGGGCAACCCAcgccagtgtttcaccaccctcattgtGAAACAtcacctccctcagcctgctggctgATCTTTGTCTCAGCCTCATATCCTTCTTGGGTGCACATTGTTGGCTCAAGTCCAGAATTTCATCCAGCAGTACCCCTGCATCCTTCTCTATCCCTTCATCCCCCAAACTGTACTGAATACCACAGGCTGCCCCAATCCAgatgcagcaccttgcactcAGCCTTGTTCAACCCCATGAGGTTCCCATGGGCCCACATTTTGAgtttgtccaggtccctctggacAGCAACTGATCTGCCACTAGGGCACGGTACAACTTTCATTTACCTTTTTTGTCCACccctggaaaaggaaatttaagaTTGACCATagcacagaaaatgcttttactgagtttttttatattttcttatgaGGAAAGTTAGAGAAACTTTTCAAGAGAGCTGGTAAAGGAATCTGGTGAATGAAATCTCACTTGAGTTTGAAAGTTTACATTTTTTAGGACAGAGGTTAGAGCTGAGCCTCTTCCAGTAGCTGGAAGTCTAGTGATCATGTTAGATTAGTGACAATGAAGCTACAGCCAGCACACATCTCTGGGTGTAAAACCTCATCAAAGCTTTTGTGATGTTCTAGACTAAAGCTGTCTTCTACTATGAACTTTCTAGGACCCAGTCTGACATATTATTTACTGCTATTTATTTGAGCTTATATACACGTGCAAGAGTTTCTGTTCCAGatatttaaacaataaaaaattatggTGGCAAAGTCTTTACTGAGATAAGTGCCATTGTGAGTCGTAGAACTAGAGCTGACTAgttaaaatgtataaataaataaatgaaatttaaaatgtcataCAACAAGGTTTGGTTTACTCCTTTTCCTCTGATTTCCACAGAATTGTATAGTCTGGAAATAACCAACAATGGTCCCATCACAACGGGAGCTCAAGCTACTGTTCAGGCCAAGCTAAGAATGAAGAACACAAATGTCACATCAAACTTGTATCACTTCAACTGGGTTTATGCTCCTCTGATTCTGATAGAGAAATCCGAGCAGCAGTTTAATTCTGTAATTAATGTGACTGGTGAATTTCCTGGCActttccctgtgtctgtctggGTGACTCACAAAAACTGTTGGTTGTGTCGGCCGATTGCAAGAAACATCACCGTGCTTCAGATTACAGGTAAAATGGGTAAAATGCCTTTAAAACCTGTAGCTCTCCAGGAACTCAGTATACATGCCCTCACCAGCATCAGGAAGAAAGCCAGTGTAAATATGGCTCCTGACAACAGAGCTTGACTTGCAGCCCTGTGGCTGAAGGTGGATTTGAGTGGCATGGTGCAATTATTACCATTACAGCCATTCTCTAGTCTCTCTACATCCAGGAAGAAAGTGTGATGCTGcctgttttttcctgcttctgccaCTTAAAGAAACTGAACTAGAAACCAGatgtttcagcagctgcagttcaCACATCAGATGGGTCAGTGGTGCCCAGACTCCTAGAACAATGCTGCTTCTACAGCCTCCCAGCACTTCTAGACCTGAAGTTAGGATGACCATCAGCAGTGACCATCTGCTGGTTTTCCCTGTTGCATGACACAGCAACTCTTAGGccatcagcacagcagagcattacattttcttttaaagctctGTCCAAGTGTACTGAAATTGGATGTGAAGTCATGGCTGCATTTCCAAATGTTGCTAAGTGCCTGATTCTGAATCTAGATGCTTGATATTAATAccagttatttttaaatcaatagtAAAAGTTTATATTGCACTCAATCAGTCCAGGATTATTTCTCTCAGTTCTATTGGATGTTTTATCATGACCCATCGTATAacactaaataaatatttgaatttcacTGCCTCATTCGCATACATGGCAAGACTGAGTAATAGATACAAAATACACTTACCCACTTGGACTGGGACACAGAAAGATTTACCCAGCACATCTGAAAGAATGTTTTGGTACACAGAGTGTGCTGTGGAAGCATGCTGTCATTCTTCTGTCATTCTTCTGTCATGTATGCTGtcattcttcttccttctttccattcTGCAGAATTTATCACAGGGAATCTCACCATTGCCCAGATAGAAGACAGCAGAGTTACCACACGTGGTTCTAGTTCCTCCATGGACACAGTAACCcgaatttctttctctcttcatgATCCAAGTCATTACTTTAAGTCAGCATCATTTGTCTACAACTGGGATTTTGGAGATGGGTAGGTGTGATTACTTTGTTTGCTTTAATGAGTATTCAAGATGGCTCTGATTCAGCTGTTCTGATTCAGAAAAATCCTGATTAAATCAGACTATTAGCTAGCAGTCTGCCTGCaacaaaagttattttcatAATTCACTGACTATTCCTATTCAATTTTGTGAATTCTTTTAGCATTATCTTTagtttatttaattaaaaattgagAGATTTACTCTGGATCTTGTACTAATTGTAGTTCTAGAGGAAATACCACAGACATAAATCCTCATTTATATGGACATAAAGAAGAATTAGAATCACAGCCACTTGAACGTtatctgtaaagaaaataaattagagcTTGTCCctttttaaaccagaaatagGCAAGCACTTGGTAAAAGGCAATTTTGATTCTACATCTTTTCCTGTTGGACACAGGGTGTACCAGATTACCAAGGAACCCTTTGTCTACTGCAACTGCTCCTCCAAGGGGAACCGCACAGTGCATCTGAAGGCTGTGGCTGAATGGGAGCAAACTGGAAGTGTCATACACGAAAGAGAAACTATGCAGAAAACTGGTGATTTTaccacagctctggagctccTGGGTAAGTGGGAAGTGTTTTGCACCTTCAGTGCAGAACTAACCCTTATGCACAGATACAACCTGGTATGTACAGATACAATCTAGCTTTGACATGGTAACACAGCTTCAACATTGTTTCAGGTGCAATGATGTCGTTTGGTGAAGTGTTTCCATTGCAGAATTGACTTCGTGCTCTTCCAGGGGAGAAACAcggggaaaaaatataaaatctttcttttctttttaatcttacAGTTTTACATTCTTTTGTAAAAACCTCTCAATTCAAACAATAAAGTATTTATGGTAGCTTATAGTGGAATAGTTTGTTCAGTTTACACCAGCTATCCCTGAACATATGGTAACACAGCTTCAACATTGTTTCACGTGCAATGATGTCTTCGTGCTCTTCCAGGGGAGAAACAcggggaaaaaatataaaatctttcttttctttttaatcttacAGTTTTACATTCTTTTGTAAAAACCTCTCAATTCAAACAATAAAGTATTTATGGTAGCTTATAGTGGAATAGTTTGTTCAGTTTACACCAGCTATCCCTGAACAAAAAATTCGTTAAATCAAGCATCAGGAAAGTCTTATTGGTTTGATCAGCTTCAAGAGTAAataacacagaattaaaaatgtaaagaacTAATAAAGTTGATTATACATACTAAAAAGCAGTCAGACAAAAAGTCAGGAAACTTATAACATCTCTAGTGGTAGGTTTCCTTTTGGGGTATGAGACAAACAGTACTACTTGTGTGACTGATGAAGCTCAAATCTGCAAGTCTGTGGAAACAAACCTTCACTGGGATACCAGAGAGACTCAAGTTTATGTGTGGGGGATGATATGCTGGCTTTTAATCTCTTCTCAGATGCTGTTAAAAGTATTAACATAGTGGGCTCCAGAGAGACTCATGTAATGGAAAACTTGAATTTATCTCTTCATATCAATGGCACGTAAGTAGCAAACACAACTTCTTTCCCTCCAAAATTGTCTCTTTAAGTGTTTACCCCAGTGTTTCCTAAAAAGTCAGCTGAACCCCACAGAACAATTATCTTTAAAAGCCAAAATCACCTCCTCCCCCCCAGAAAATACTGTTGAATATTGCATTTTCCTGACATGAAATGCCATGAGCTCTAAGAGTCTGAAAGATCCTGCATCTCTACAGAAAAGTCTGAATCCTCCTATGTAAAGCACCTTTTTCAATTTTGCCTCTTTGCTCTTGTTGTTTCAGCCCACCATTGGCATTATGCTGGCTTATAAAACCCGAGTGCATTCCACTTGAAGGTGACAAATGCCATCTGGTGGAGATCAGTGGCTCCTGCTACAACCTCAGCCACACCTTCAGGGACGCGGGACAGTACTGCCTCAGTGTCAGGGTGGAGAACGGCGTGACCATGCTGCAGACGTACCACGGGATCAAAGTGCGGCCAGCAGGTGAGGGGCAGGGACTCCGAGCAGCATGGAGAGTCCCAAACAGCTTAGGGACAAACGTGGATTAACCAGCCTGAAGATGAGGTTTCAAGAATGTGGTGTAGATCCCTAAAAGGAGAGGAACAAAAGGGAAGTGAGAATCTCTAATGTACGTGCTGTAGTTGCTCTGGGCTTCTTGTGTTCTGCTGAACCCTTAGTCCCAAGAGTGTCTTGAAGCTAATAAGTACACTGGGAAAGCTGTAATActtgaatgaaatatttttcagtttaaatagtCCAGGTTATGTAGTTAGAGAGGATAACTAGGAAATCATATGCATCTGTAACACTACCTTAATTAAGCAGTCCCAATTCTTGTTGCTTAGTTTAGTTATGGATTTTTGAGGGTAGATTTTTCTAGGCCTCCATTTCATTACAAgtctctgtccctcctgctggTGACCCCAGCTGGCTCCCCCATGCATGGTGACACGTGCCCCTCTTGGGTCCCTGAACCATCTGGGAGAGTGGTTAGGTGGCCAAGTGAAGaggacagggcacagccagctgtgACACAGACTGTGTCACTGTGAGCCAGCTGTGTGCAGACAGGGCAGCACCTCAGAAGGCACTGGTGTGTGTTCAGGGCTGGATCCTCTGTGCTGGAGGCTCTTGGGACATGAGAGTCCTTCCTGTCCTCTTGGGGTACCACAAGCACCCTGGGGAGTCAGGAGCTAACATATGTCACTGGGTGGAGGTTTTTAGGCTCTCCAAGAGAAAAGAGGGCATAAAGAGAAAGACCCTTACAAACCGCTCTTCCACTCCAGGGATTTCAGAAAAACCTGCAGTGGTAAGGGCTGAAAAGTTAATTCCTTCTTACACACATCGcttctttttcctaaaaatatttctaaacatTTCTTCATTGTTACCTTCTCGCTGTTGCCTTTTTCTGGAGCATTGTGTCACTCCAGGAATGTGTCCTTGTGCTTTTTCCTAGGAATCCACCCAGCTttctttgtcctgctctgcactgctctggttTCAGTGATGCTGGTACTGGTGCTATACACAACTTTTCGAAGTAACACACAAAAAGATCTCGTGGAGGTATTCAGTTACTCTTAGTTTGAGCTGGGATAGTTCAGCCATGAAAGGTATCTGATAGGAAAGGTTCTTTAATCCCCAGACaaacagagcaggagggagaatTTCCCTAGTACCTGTGATGTGTTCCACCAAAAAACTAAGTGTAGGCAAATGAAGCCATGTTCTGTCTTGTTGCAGAGAGCTCTAAATTGCCAGAATAATAATGGGCAGTTTGTTAGTATTCCCGAGCAGATGCTTGCATTGAAGTATCCATTTCAGAGGATCTACCTCAGAGTAGTTACATGAAAGAAAGCAAGGAGACAATGCAAGAGGATACAAGATAATAAAAATGGAGGGGTATGTAACCTAAATCAGCCCTAAATTGTTACCTACCCCTTGTATGTGGCCTCCATattccccagctcccttccaTCTCTAATATACTTTCACTTGCTACAAAAGGCTTTTGCAATAAGCATGAGTTCTTAAATCAAAAGTAGCTTTCATGATACTTTGGAAAATACCCAATACCCTCTCCACTGTGCCACAATACAAATTATAAACCTCTAGAGACACTGCCTGTGAGCCATGTGCCCAGCAGCTATAAATCACAAATCTATTTGAAATTAGTGGCTGAGTGAAAATGGTTGAGGACCAAGTGTCATTTGTAGCCCAGTGTGTTCTTGCTGAACTTGAGCCAGTGGGAACTGAactaaaaattatctttttgaTGTTCCTTTTCCAGGTAGCTGACTTTGACTTTTCTCCACTGTCTGATGAACACCGGTCTAACCGTTCCAAGTCTGGCTGTGGCCCAGTGTGTTGCAGATCATGTTTTCTTCAGCCATCAAAAGAAGCTGCTTGGGAGAGTCATGAACTTCTACATTCACTTTACAAGCCAGTCAAAATGTACACACTGTGAAGAACACATTTGCACTTTGGTTGCACTAACTGTCTAACTTTCTCACTTAGCCTAAGTCAAAAGCCTGGTGCTGCAtgaatggtttggttttgccaATACAATGAGGTTCACCAATTTAAGTCCAGCACTTGAGTACTTCATTAtctgaacttaaaaaaaacaagaaacacagTAAAAGTagctttgtatttttaacttaTACAGGTGTGTACATTTACAGCTGTAAATGCGGTATTTTATTCTTATGAAAGATTGTTTTATGTGCAGTTTTGCTAAATTCACTACCTCTTGTAATTTCTCTGTTCCTTCTGTTGTTtgtttcaaagaagaaaatgcctAAGACAAACATACCTCTTTTGCTATGTACAACAATATTACTGGAAATGGAAGTCACCCAAAATACTGTTGAATGGGTATTTTTTCTACCAAGGAACTGATTGTGTCCAGGTTGAAAACAGAGGAGGTGTTTCCAATGAGCCAGATTACCTAGTTATTACCTAGTTgtcctttttctgtcttaaaagaCCCCTTTTTAAGCCAAAGGACTTCTGTCAAGCTCCAATAGTGATGACACATTCAACTGTTAGCAGTATT
This genomic stretch from Ficedula albicollis isolate OC2 chromosome 14, FicAlb1.5, whole genome shotgun sequence harbors:
- the TMEM130 gene encoding transmembrane protein 130, which encodes MLCCALLLLLLLLQLCHGRSLAAELYSLEITNNGPITTGAQATVQAKLRMKNTNVTSNLYHFNWVYAPLILIEKSEQQFNSVINVTGEFPGTFPVSVWVTHKNCWLCRPIARNITVLQITEFITGNLTIAQIEDSRVTTRGSSSSMDTVTRISFSLHDPSHYFKSASFVYNWDFGDGVYQITKEPFVYCNCSSKGNRTVHLKAVAEWEQTGSVIHERETMQKTGDFTTALELLDAVKSINIVGSRETHVMENLNLSLHINGTPPLALCWLIKPECIPLEGDKCHLVEISGSCYNLSHTFRDAGQYCLSVRVENGVTMLQTYHGIKVRPAGIHPAFFVLLCTALVSVMLVLVLYTTFRSNTQKDLVEVADFDFSPLSDEHRSNRSKSGCGPVCCRSCFLQPSKEAAWESHELLHSLYKPVKMYTL